The sequence TTCGTGATTAAACAAACGTTGGGCTAATTTGCGACCGGCGGCGATAGCCACAGGTGTTAAAGCAGCTTTTCCGGTGACGTCGCCAATGGCGTAAATACCCTCCACATTAGTATTTTCATACTTATCGACCGGAATGTTACCGTTGTCCAGGGTGTTAACACCGGCGGCCTTTAAATCCAGGTAACGGGTGTTTGCCACGCGGCCGGTGGCCCAGATGACTGAATCATAGCCGAATAAGGTTTGGTCGTCGTCGGAGCTAATGGATATGCATTCGCCATCTTGAGTCAGCGCGCTGACCCGAAATTGCGAATGAACACGTATCCCTTGTTTTTGCATTTCCTGACTTAATACACGGCTCACCAGTGTATCGAAACGGGGTAACAATTCGCTTTGCACAATCAGGGAAACATTCGAGCCCAAGGCACGCAGGACTCCGGCCAGTTCCACACCTATATAGCCGCCACCAACAATTGCGACACGTCTGGGTTGCTGTTCCAGCTGAAAAAAGCCATCGGAACTCATGCCCAGCTCAGCGCCGGGAACCGAAGGTATGCGCGGCTGGCCGCCGGTGGCAATCACTATATGATCGGCGCCGTAGTGGTGCCCATTGACCTCCACTGTGTGAGCATCTATAAACCGGGCGTACCCCTTAATGTGGTCGATTCCGCTGTCGACAATGTAGCTGTCCCAATAAGCGTTGATATTGCGTATGTATTGCTCGCGAGCAGAGACTAAACGGGCCCAGTCAGTCTTACCCCGTTGCGCCGGAATACCAAAGGCAGTGGCGTCATCCACCGCATGAGCCAGATTGGCGGCAATCCACATGATCTTTTTTGGAACACAACCGTTGTTAACACAAGTACCACCTATTTTATTGCCTTCGATAATGGCGACTCTTTTACCCAGTTGTGCGGCAGTCTCGGCTACGGCCAGCCCGCCGCTACCGCCGCCGATAGCGATCAAATCATAGGGTGTATTCATGCCAAACTCCGGTCGCTCATCAATGCAAGGATTATCGATTCAGAATAATGATAAGTACAATCGTTTATTAGTATGAAAAACATAGGTATTACCAATTTACCTCTTAGCCTTAAAGCTATGGGGCGTATAGGCCGAAGTAGCCAGTGAGTGTGCAATTTAAATGGTCCGGTCGAGGTAGAAATGTCTTTTATAAACAAGCTCTTGCTGGCTTATTTAAGCCTGAGCCTGTTGGCTTGTGGTGGCGTAGACAGCAAACGGATGATGTCCCCGAGCAGCATAATCGCGGGAAAACAGCATGTCATGTTGGTATTGAAACAAAAGGGCGTGAAGGATGGCGACGAGATCGTTGTCCGTTTTGGCAGTCACTCTCTGTATGAAGGTCGATACGACCGCAAAGGCTCATCAGGGGATAAACTCAGCCTGTTGACACAAGTTGCACACAATCATCGAAGCTATCTCAATTTATCGTACGACAGTATTCGTGCCGTGTATCTGCCGCGTGAGGCCGAGGCGGTAAAGCGCAAAATGGCTGAAACCAAACAACAGCACTTGAGCGAAAATCTGCTGCGCGAAGGTATTCGTGATAATCAGGGCGATAAAGTCCGCCAGGCGGTGAAGCAGGGCGCGGCCCTGAATCCGAACACGTACCGCACACCGTTGCTGGAAGCGGCGAGTATTGAAAACCGCGCCGATATTATTCGGCTGTTGGCGCGACTGGGTGCAAAGCCTAACCATACGGACAAGAATGGGCGTACACCCTTACATGCCGCCATCCAAATGCAGCACTTTGACAATGCGCGGGCTTTGATCGAGGCCGGGGCGGACCCTATGTTTCGTTCTTCGTCCAACGGTCTGCCGCCAGCCGTTGAGGCATTTACGGGTTTGCGCTGGGCCAACAAAGAGCAGCTAGAGGCCATAACGGCGTTTGTGGACTATCTTGTGAAAGAAAAACACGTCGACCCGAACGTGCAGTGGGAGGACCCGGTTTATAAGGCAGACAACGCTCTGGGAATGAGCAATGAACGTTTGCTGTTGTTGTCTCAAAAAGATTGCTTGGCCTTATTGGATAAGCATTCCGTACAATATGAACTGTTGGACAACACCAAGGGCGTTGGTATTCCATTGCGGTTGAAATCCACAGTGGCCGGTGTGGCTTATCGTCACACCGGGAACTCCAAAAAATTTTCCGTTATGGATTGTCGGCTGGTGGTTGCTTTAATTGGTATCGGGCCCGTATTGCAAAAATACAATATTGTGGACATACAACACATGCGTGCTTATGCTCCCGATGCGCGCATCGGCGGCAAAGGCAATGTCAGTGGTCACAGTTTTGCCTTGGCTATCGATTTTGCCGTGGCAACCACCTCGGAGGGTGACGAGTACAGTGTGGTAGAAGATTGGACGGATCGTCGCCGTGGGGTCAGCCCTTGCGAAGCGCAAGACGGCGATGGTGAAAAACAAATCCTGTTGCGTCAACTGATATGCGATATTAATAAACAAGGCTTGTTCCACTGGGTATTAACACCGCATTATAACAAAGCCCACCACGACCACTTTCACATCGAATTGCGTGACGGTGGCGGTGAGTTTATGTCATAAAGAAGAGTAGTTTCAGTAACAATAGCTCTGTACAAATCGTTTGAGGATTTCCTGTGCATACGGGGTCGGTTTTCTACTCACCTGTTGTTTTAATTCCTCTGCTTCATGAGGCTCGAAATAGCCGTGATGTTGGTAGACGTCAATTCGCAAAGCAAATTCTTCCGCGTCACCTTCGGGATGAAATTGAGTGGCATAAACGTTTTTGCCCACACGAAACATTTGCACCGGGCAGTCCTGCCCGGTCATCAG comes from Gammaproteobacteria bacterium and encodes:
- the gorA gene encoding glutathione-disulfide reductase, with product MNTPYDLIAIGGGSGGLAVAETAAQLGKRVAIIEGNKIGGTCVNNGCVPKKIMWIAANLAHAVDDATAFGIPAQRGKTDWARLVSAREQYIRNINAYWDSYIVDSGIDHIKGYARFIDAHTVEVNGHHYGADHIVIATGGQPRIPSVPGAELGMSSDGFFQLEQQPRRVAIVGGGYIGVELAGVLRALGSNVSLIVQSELLPRFDTLVSRVLSQEMQKQGIRVHSQFRVSALTQDGECISISSDDDQTLFGYDSVIWATGRVANTRYLDLKAAGVNTLDNGNIPVDKYENTNVEGIYAIGDVTGKAALTPVAIAAGRKLAQRLFNHEPNSKVDYDNIPSVVFSHPPIGTVGLTELESRRKFGDDLTVYQAEFTPMRHALSEHGVTTAMKLVCVGRDEKVVGVHIIGDNADEILQGFAVAVKMGASKADFDATIAIHPSSAEELVTMKTPVTQDEILHPVDDGLSWHEHA
- a CDS encoding ankyrin repeat domain-containing protein; this encodes MSFINKLLLAYLSLSLLACGGVDSKRMMSPSSIIAGKQHVMLVLKQKGVKDGDEIVVRFGSHSLYEGRYDRKGSSGDKLSLLTQVAHNHRSYLNLSYDSIRAVYLPREAEAVKRKMAETKQQHLSENLLREGIRDNQGDKVRQAVKQGAALNPNTYRTPLLEAASIENRADIIRLLARLGAKPNHTDKNGRTPLHAAIQMQHFDNARALIEAGADPMFRSSSNGLPPAVEAFTGLRWANKEQLEAITAFVDYLVKEKHVDPNVQWEDPVYKADNALGMSNERLLLLSQKDCLALLDKHSVQYELLDNTKGVGIPLRLKSTVAGVAYRHTGNSKKFSVMDCRLVVALIGIGPVLQKYNIVDIQHMRAYAPDARIGGKGNVSGHSFALAIDFAVATTSEGDEYSVVEDWTDRRRGVSPCEAQDGDGEKQILLRQLICDINKQGLFHWVLTPHYNKAHHDHFHIELRDGGGEFMS